One Pseudorasbora parva isolate DD20220531a chromosome 8, ASM2467924v1, whole genome shotgun sequence DNA window includes the following coding sequences:
- the LOC137084902 gene encoding uncharacterized protein gives MSVCELSLSLRTKSLQTALSARKDAHCFYLSAGTLAAAARRAHHVLQVDFPVVSSQTDAIQSFNLHLHHLHLFCSARPCVCMMRVLFWTAVCVLSAGVRCVPLPDEQRAADCDPARADCDLQKTDDALNAQERHEGLLRELQELAEREKERERRYSHETDEYELNDTWDEDDEDEDEEGATKNERDLDDLLQEEIRETEIQRKQDEELEELLKELKRKQLEKKRTKSEAEEEVKRKNELELIVEKEKVEKELAELMNDTAGWSRQKEKEEKQEELQELVRKMERVQKEENPETDEKEPQQKREMENASDEATRQFERHGEEEEDRQREEEDEDEELLEIEAELRKVAAQLHELRRG, from the exons atgagtgtgtgtgagttgtcCCTGTCGCTGAGAACTAAATCTCTCCAAACAGCCCTGAGCGCGCGGAAGGACGCGCACTGTTTTTATCTGAGCGCGGGCACGCTCGCAGCGGCAGCGCGCAGAGCTCATCATGTCCTCCAGGTGGATTTTCCTGTAGTCTCCTCACAGACAGACGCGATCCAGTCATTTAATCTTCATCTCCACCATCTTCATCTCTTCTGCTCTGCGCgcccgtgtgtgtgtatgatgcgTGTGTTGTTCTGGACGGCGGTGTGTGTTCTCTCTGCAGGAG TGAGATGTGTCCCTCTGCCAGACGAGCAG CGCGCGGCTGACTGTGACCCTGCCCGTGCGGACTGTGACCTGCAGAAGACGG ACGATGCTCTGAACGCTCAAGAGAGACACGAGGGTCTGCTGAGAGAATTACAGGAGCTGGCAGAACGTG agaaagaaagagagcgCAGATACTCTCACGAGACGGACGAGTATGAGCTCAATGACACCTGGGATGAGGATGACGAGGATGAAGATGAGGAGGGAGCAACGAAGAATGAGCGAGACCTGGATGATCTCCTTCAGGAGGAGATCAGAGAGACGGAGATCCAGCGGAAACAAGACGAGGAGCTGGAGGAGCTGCTGAAGGAGCTGAAGAGAAAACAGCTGGAGAAGAAACGCACAAAGAGCGAGGCGGAGGAGGAGGTGAAGAGGAAAAACGAGCTGGAGCTGATTGTGGAGAAAGAGAAGGTGGAGAAGGAGCTGGCGGAGCTGATGAACGACACCGCCGGCTGGAGTAGACAGAAGGAGAAGGAGGAGAAACAGGAGGAGCTGCAGGAGCTGGTGAGGAAGATGGAGCGCGTGCAGAAGGAGGAGAATCCAGAGACGGATGAGAAGGAGCCGCAGCAGAAGCGGGAGATGGAGAACGCCAGCGATGAAGCCACACGACAGTTCGAGAGGCatggagaggaagaggaggaccGACAGCGtgaggaggaggatgaagatGAG GAGCTGCTGGAGATCGAAGCTGAACTGAGGAAAGTGGCAGCGCAACTTCATGAACTTCGCAGgggttaa